Part of the Panicum virgatum strain AP13 chromosome 4N, P.virgatum_v5, whole genome shotgun sequence genome is shown below.
TAGGGCTATCCGAATTTGCTTCAACTCTAGCGGTATTCCTCAGTTCTAACTTACAATAAACAATAATGCCAGGATTACGGCTTCCGATGCGCAGAACAAATCGGGCACTCCAACCATGTTGCAAGAGTCAAGTACTGATGTTGCATTATTATTTCTTTATGTTGCACAGTGGATGTTGCATGTTCACCATGTTGCAAAAAGTCAAGTACCGATGTTGTATTATTATTTCTTTATGTTGCGCAATAGATGTTGCATGGAACATGATGTTAATATTGCGGTTGGAATTTTCCATCCTTGAATTGGATATTAGAGTTATTTGTATACATATTTTTTAATGTTCCAACCGTTGATTTATATATTGCAACTATTATTTATCAATGTTGTGACGGATGGTCTGATGAAAAAATTCTAATCGAACGTCCAAGCGCTACCTGTGTCGCATAATAAAAGGTTCTTTGGAGACCCTTAAAGGGTCTGGTAGAGATTCTACCAgattacattttttttgtttaacgcTCTAATTTTTAGATAAAATACTGTTTGTAGGGTCTGCTCAAGTTGCTGTCAATAGATGCTTGAATGCACCTATCAGGAGCCAAAAACCAAGATCGAGCATTTAAGGGTGAGGCCACGCTTCTGCTAGACAATGTACTCAAAAGTCAAAATACCGGACAGTGAGTACTGCTGGGACCACAAGCTAACTAGACTGGGAAGCCAGCAAGAAACATGGAAATGCAGAAGCAAGCACTTTTTTTGTGATGACAAAAGTGGATTTGCCAAAAGATGAAAAACAATAAAACATAGCAATGAAAAACCAACGCGAGCTCAACTGCATCAGGATGAGTGGAGGAAAGGTACTGCAGTGCTTTGCTAGTTGGTACACTGCAGGAAAGCATCAGCTTCCAGTCGAGACAATAACTTTTGGATCCCATAGATGTCCAACCTAACTGCATAGACAACAACTCACACATTTTCAAAAGATTAAACTGAGAGAAACTGAAAAATATAACTGGCCTCTTTTACATACATGATCTTTGACTCCACATACGACCTAAATGGTACAATCTCAATCAACACTGGTATAGAGACAAATAAATACTTGCTTCAACTGTGTAAAGAcgaaaaaaacaagaatggccaTGAACAGATGCTGGATGGGCTACAGATATGCTTATCTGGTATGACGTTGTACTATGCACCTAGAGCTTATGTTACAAATTTATCTCACGAATTTGATTCTATATAAAAGTGGAGTCAATACTGTCAATTATCATAATCTGGTACTCTTCAAACAGGAGATGCACAATTTAGCTCATATTATAGTGCTTGATTTCGATATCCTTTGTGCCTCCCCCAAATCTTCAAGAAATCTGCAGTACATCAACATTTGAGAAAATCTGTGCAAAAACAGCAAATTTTCGAAAACCCTGCACATCCACCTCCAAATAATCATATgaattgcaaaaaaaatgatTGGTTCCCAGTTGATACCTTTTTGAATTCAGAACCACTGAACCTCCAAGGAAGAAACGAACTCCAGGATTTGCTGCATTATAAAGGGCTACTGATCTTGCTTCCTCATAAGTTGTCCCTCCAACAATGAATATTACCACATCTTGAGGCCTGTGGGAAGCAAGAATCTCAGCAATCATTTTAGTAACgattcaaatttcaaaataaataaCCTTTGTTGACAAAAGAAAGGGGGACAGAAACTAAAAGTTATTGATTTAAAATGTTGCTTGAAATAATTTAACTTCATTTCACAGGGAGTGCTCAAGGAAGAGTTTCTTgtacatgcaaacaataaaaGCATTTTAATTAATTCCACACAACACAACCATTTTCAATCTAACCTGCCCTGCTGGAAATGGTTGCCAACAAGTGGATAGTCCGCATCTCGCAATCGACCTTTAACAATTCCTTCCATAGTTTGGAATAGAAGAGGCTGGTGTTGGGTGTAGACATTCTCAACTCCCTGCAACCAATAAGCACATCAGAAGAAGCTATGTTTCATGTACATTCATTTGTAGAACTTTTGTACAAACCTTAAGCCCACGAGCCATGTTACGAGCAATATTTAATAGATCACGGTTCCCATACAAGTCGCCTGTTCTCTTATCAACACCAGCCTGCTTAAGGAGGAATTGAACAAGCTGCATATAAAAATTGTAATACTCATTAGACTTGTGAAGTACTAGGGGGCAAAAAACAATGCATCCCATCTTTGATATAACTCCAATATAAAGCAAATAGGTATTCAATTAAATGAGATCCCAGCAACTGGTGTTCCTTGTATTCTAGTGTTCAAAGCACAATTATATTCAAATCAGGGATAGTTGCATAGTCTGACTACAAAACTACCATTACATCTCAATACAAGCACATAACTCTTTAGTTCTGTCCTGTGCCAATTGATAAGTAAGTCATGACCAAGGGTCCTATTAACCAGTAGATGAACAGGCCTTGATTAATAAGACAGAAACAAGGCATAATCAGCGGTTTCCAGTGGGTTTCTAATCAGcttgtttctttatttttttccatCCAAATTCTTCAATTTTTGTTACCTTAGCCTTCCAAAGTTCTCCAAATGGCTAATTTGATGGCATTCCTTTTAATATCGAGCCTGAATGGCCAAATCACTTATTAAAGGTGCAATATGTTCGGAAAGGTAACTGTCAGGTTTCCACCAAATTGAAACTGAACCCTGATTACTAGCCAAAGGAAACAGAAAGATCATTAGGTATAGACTGATCCAACAACCAATCAGTACTACGAATGTATCACAGGGAATAAGGATGTATTTCAGAATCCAATGTACAACTGACTTCATATTCCACAAGTGGAGCTGTCAATGAAATGTACATTGTAGCTATAAACAAAAAACACGTTTCAGTTATGCCAATGCTGCAAACATGTATGATACCAGCTTCCTCCATAAAAAGGGGGGAAAACCAGAAAGGCAATTAACAGTGACACAGCCAAAACACCATGTGAAGAGACTTCAGAAAAATACAAGGTCTATTCTAGCACAGAGCAGAGCTAGTGAAATTTACATACCCCAGACTTGTATTTGGCAGAACAAGAAGCCAGTTTGTTGAAAAGCTGCATCAGTTGAACTGGACTCTCTTTTTCATACCGCAAAGCATAGAGCATCACTAGTCGTAATCGGTCAATATCAGACACACTTTCATTGTTTAGCAAGGAAGTGACAGCCTGAAGAAAATCAACATGTAAACATCTGTAATGAACAAACATAAAATAACAAGCACACTTCTTATCGAATTTAATGAGACAAATGGGTTATGAATCATACATATAATATTCAATCTTGACAAGCAGGTCAACAATTGTAAGAAGAGACATAGCTTTGACCCATGCACAGGTAGCAGTAAAGCATTAAGAAGTGTATTCTCACTTTTAAGGAAAAATCAACTACTTAAGCAAAGAACTCAGAAAGCTTACAATAAATTTTCTGAAGCCCGCAGTTGTATTAAATAAGAAATTCAATCCTAAAAGCATGAAGATGAGTTCTGAACAATTTTTGATATGGTTAGCTCAATGCCACCTTGGACAGAGGCATAAATTCATCACTCATTAGCAGAAAATGTACCGAGACCTTCAATGCCACCTTGGTCACTTAGGCATAAATTCATCACTCAGTAGCAGACACAACAAAGAGTCACAAAGCTGGACTAACCTACACCCACAAATTTTACATAGTTCCAGATTTTATCAGGAGCAATTTGCCCATTGACTTTTCAGCATGACATGGAATAGACAGTCTGGTGAGGCTCAATACGATGGTCTATTCCAGTGTGGGGTTTTTCTTATGGCCATTAGGATTGATTTGGCACATTTTGAGTGGTAAGGAAACATACTTCATTTAAAATCATTGTTGAATGTGAAATTGAAAGGGGCAGAGGCCAAGACTTGCTATGCTACACTGAACTTTGTTGGTGCAAACTTAGCGCCATGTCGACTGGTCCAAGGACAAATGCCCACAAGGAATCTAGAATTACATAAATCTTATAGTGGGTTTAACTGCCAGGAAAGCAAGATTTTGGTGAGCTTATCAAAACTTTGCACCTTGCAGGGATTTTCTACCAAAATAAATGATAATttcaaaataataatatactTAGCTAGTACAACATAGAATATATTTGTTGACCCAAGCTAAATATATTACATAAAAAGGAAAAGCCTTATCAGTTTATCAGCACAAGCTCAAATTTTGATAACTATGTCCAAGGCGAGAAAATGCACATAGCATATCATGGGTAAGTTGAGAGTTGTTACTGATGGCAGAGTATAATTCACATGCATCAAAATGGATACCTCAAAGGCTGCTGCTTGTCCACTCGTACATGCAAGCTCTTGTTCTGTCTGTGAAACTAGCATAAGCTTCCTTTCCTCCACAATTCTGCTCATCTCACTCACCAAAGCGACATGTTTTGTTACATTTCCATGTGTCTTTCGATATTCAGGATAGTTGCTCACGAACTTTGCCATATCACCTAAAACCACCAATGCATTAGATTTTGCAAAATGCTATTGCcatatttaaatattttttatttcacagGAGATAACTGAAAATGAAGTCTAAATTACCTATACTCTGGAGAATAAGGCTGCTCTTTGAAAGATGCTGAAAGTCATCTACCATTCTTTTGATGTTCATACCGAGGTCCCCAAAATTCTCAAACATGTTAGCTCTAAAAAAATCATCTTGAACCGATGATAGAACCACCTCCTGTTTAAGTATATTTGAATAGATTAACATTCAAAAGATACTTAGCAATTGTTTCATCATGTTACATAGGAGAGAAATTCAACATATATTAACCTGCTGGTCTTTAGGTACATTGGCAAATCCCCTAAGATCCACTTTGTTGTTCTCAATTCCAATAAGCTCATGTACCATTGCCTGCAATCCATACAAGATTCTTGCAAATTAAGAAAAGTACGTATGAACAGGataaaatagtttttttttttggctcacCTGATATGTCCATTGGTTAAGTAGAGGCGTAACAGGATCATCCCTCCTGTCAATCACCAACAACAACGAAGAGTTTTCTGTTCGTCTAAAATCAAACAGGCCACACTCCTGCTCATACATCAATCGCTGCTTGGTCCAAATTATAAAAGCTTCAGGACAAGTTCCATATGAGTTGTCATTCCAAATAAATGTTACTATTGCAACTATTATTGCCTTTTATTATGtcacaaagaaaaaaattaaagagGATTACATAAGATATTTTGGTGCTCCCTACTTCTACAAATTGAACATTTTGTAACTTGTAGGACAAGAAGTGGATAGTGAAATGGTGCTTGTGTAGTTCATAAAGAAATGAACACTTTGGCCATACTcacatttttttctcgaacacgcaggagagctgcgtatcaatatattaagaagataaGGGTGCAAAGAAACCCAAAGTTACAGCACAGGTTTTGGGGGGGAACCTGTACAGAAACCCCAAAAACTAACAAAAATAGATAACTATTCTCTCAAGCACCGAGACCTAAACTAGACCAAGGCCCCAACTGCTCTTGTGAGGGCATAAGGGCGAGGAGATGAGTAATTCCTCGAGCCCCGGCTAAGCTCCATAGACGCAGCTCCTCTCTGATTATATTGTAGACCGCATTCAAGTCAGGTGGAGCGCCATCGAACACGCAACGATTGCGATGGTTCCAAACTGACCATGCACATAGAATGATGATAGAATTTAGCCCATTTCTGACCTGACCTGAAACTCTCACACTCGCCTTTTCCCACCAAACATCAAAGGAAGTGTCATCAGGTTGTGGGGCTAGAGTTAGGAAGCCCACACTTTGCAGCAACCTGAACCAAACTTGACGGGTGAAGACACAGCAAACGAGGAGGTGATCAATTGTTTCATCCATAATGGCCATACTCACATGATGAATGTAACATGTAAAGTTCATAATGGCACTCAAAAAACACCCAAACAACAAACATGTAACTCCAAACATCAACTTTGATGTTTATGTATACTATTCCCCTTTTAGATGACAGAAGGCAACTATACCCTTCGTGTCTATGTATCAATCCTAAGCTTGTTCCAATGGCTACAGTCATATGTTCTTCCCGTTTCAAAGCCATACGTTCAGATAATAACTGAGGTGTTATAAACAATTCATAAATACAACAGATCACAATCCACAGCCACatcgaaggaaaaaaaatgcttTTAGAAACAAGTTATGTTTCTCTTGTTTTGCCTATAATAATTAGTTTAAAGCATTTTTTGTAGAACCAAAGTAGAAAAACCTCACTAGAATTAACCATAGATTCACATAATGACTAGATTCTGAAGCCTAGCAAACATAAACTAGGCCTGTATGAGTTAACACCGTGTGATGTGCTGGAGTAAGAAAAATCTAAAGAGCTGTGACCTGACACGACATATTTAaactttattttgaaaacatctaATTTTTGGGACTTTCGTATCACTGTTTGCAGTGACAATTGACCAACCGCAGTTTCTTGTGCGATCCTTTTTGCAACATCTGATGTCCTCTGAAATCTAATAACAGGGCGACGCTTGAGAGCCAAGAAGACAGAAGCAATGCCATCAACAGCTCGATCACAAAAGCTCTGCATGCCAGGAGGATCGACCACCGTTGGAAGCATGTACATATGGTTATTTTGAATGTTGAGAGTGAAATGGTATGGGTCAATGGCACAAAAATCAGCATAGAACTCCTGCAGAAACAGAATAAGAACACACATGCAAATGTTATCCTCCATCTCAACCATTTAAAACTGCCATTGCAATAAGCAAATGAAACGTATTCAACACCAATGACCTGAACTTGCTGAACAACCTCCTGCTCATCAGAATCAGCTAATATCTGAATCTGCGGAATCTTCAATATATTGGAGAAGACTGCGAGGGCACAAACCGTAAAAGAACCAAATGAATAAGGGAAATCCCCACCACACCAAAATTCCATAGTAAATCAGTGATTGATCACGCACAGAGGTGGTACTCGGCGAAGCGCGGCATGGCTAGGTGCCTGCGGAGCTTCTGGACGTTGTCGGTGGAGGGTCGGAGGAAGTAGACAGCCTTGAGGTGCGCCATGGACTCCCTAGAGCTGGAGGCGTTGTCCATCGTCTCCACGAGAAACACCTCCTTCCGCAGCAGATCCGACTGGCTGTACACCACACTCACCATCCCAACCTGAGCCCGGATCTGGTCAGATCAAAATTGGGGAGGAGCCGAAGCTAGGATCCTCGGGGAAGCGGCGGACGTACGGTTTGGGGGTCGAGGGCGAGGACCTTCATTCCCGGGATGTCGTGGAGCATGCGATCGATGTAGTCGCGGACGAAAGGGATCAGCACCATTGCTGATGCTGCAGCCTCGGCGGCTGGTTCCTCGAATTTGGTATAGATAGAGGGGTGTGGCCGTGTGGGTCAGAGGGGCAGCGATCCTGTTACATACTCCCGAATCCGCCCGGTTGGAAGTTGGAACGAGGTGGGACATTGGGCATGTGTTTGGTTAGGTGACGGATTGGGTCCATCCTTATTTTTTGGGTTAGGTTTAATCTATCTAACtcagttttttttgtttggttggaaGAATGGATAGAGATGGAATGGAGGCCATGATAACACCGTTTGCAACAGTTATCTATAGGACCCACTAGTTAGTCATGGAGCCCACATGTCATTCACTTTGCCTTGTCTTGTTTCTCACCCAACCCCTGCCTCGCGCCGCCTGCCCACCCCCGCTGCTGCCCCGCCTGGCATGGCCTTcgtgcgccgcccgcccacccACGCTGGCCACGGCTccggccaccgtcgccgccctccCCTGTCTCCGCCGCGGGCCCCGCTCCGCCCCTAACGCGTCGGCGCTCCGCCCGCTCTTGCCTcgcgctgccgctccgcccgccccTATGCACCGCTTCGCCCGGCcgtctcgcgccgccgctccgccccccTCGCCAGCCGAGACCactcctccctcctccacgaCGAGCTCGGCCGGCGCCGTCCTCCCTGCTCCACGCGGAGCTCCGCCAGGTCCGATCCGTCTTGCTCTGCGTGGAGCTCCGCCGGCACcactcctccctcctccgcccggATCTCGACGAGCtcggccagcgccgcccctcttTCCTCCGCGTAGAGCCCGTCCTTGCCCCGCCCTCCCCTTCACGCTCACGGACGGAGGCCGACGTCGTGCAAGTGTGTCAGGGTGGTCCACTCGATTTGGGTGGACCACTCTGACCCGGATCTGAGAGGAATATTCTCCTTTTGGGATGAACCCAACCCATCTAGTTTTCAAACCAAACACCTCTGAAAATTGTATGGTATTAAAGAAATTATTATTGCATAGTATTACAAAGAACTAATTTTATATGGTATTAAAGAAATTATTATTGCAAATCAAGTTACAGATGGGGCGGGTTGCAACTGGCCGCAAATCCACAAAGCTTGCCGCAAACTGATTTTGCGGGTTGGAGACCGCCCACTATTTTACCAAACCGCTGATATGTATTTTGTGGATATAGTGGCATAACACAATCCTGTATGACCCGCATGTACAACATAGCTGGCTTGCTTGCCCACTGTTTATTCGTTTGCTTGCTTGCCACTCATATATGAGGAGATGagtatttataaaaataaaaataaaaatctagAAGAAAACAACTGTTTAAAAGTATTAACATTCAGAATCCTCATATGGTGCTATCCTAACGAGTTAAATCAACTACTCAGGATAGATTACAATATCTGCGATGGACAACATCTCATTAACTTCTTTTAGCAAGATCTCATTAACACTGCACGCTTGAGTTTGTAGTGCTACTAAAATCTGAACCATATAACAAACTCGAAGTGATCGCAATCAAGCAGTTAGAGCCCTCGAAGCAGATGCAGCTTGACACAAGGCGGAGCTGATATAGGTCCCGCTAGATTCTAGACTTAACACAGATCTCCACTCCACAAATTCAGGGCCCAAAAGGGGCAATTCTGGGCTGAGGGGAGGAGGTGCTAGCGTACTTGATGCTCCCTTCGCTGCTGTCCTTGGTGCCGCCGACCCCGGTGAGGGCGGAGACGAGGGGCGGGGAGGGCTACTGCCTACTTGTCCGGCCCCGCTGGGACAGGTCCCCAGACGGAGCCTTTGACATATACgtcattaaaaaaaaaagttaggtGTGTCATATATGTCATTAAAAAGTTGAGTGGATGATTTATGTCATTGTGTGAATTTTTTGTGATACTCATGCCACTTCGGACGGAAAGAAAGATAATATACACTAACAGAGATGGAGAAAAACTATTTGGCCCTTCAGGTTCTTGGTGAGGAGAGGTTTCGCTGTCTGGATGGATGGACCGTGCGTGAGTAAAAGGATGCGTGAGGAGATGTGCGTGAGATAAGAGAAATGAAATTAGGAAAatgtgaaaatattttttagaaaagtaaaaaagcagaaataaattagaaaaataaggaaaattaagtaataaattagaaaaataaggaaaaatcagaaataaatttggaaaaaggcaaataaataataaataatacaAAAATATTATTTACATATAAAAAAATGCGCAGAAAATTCGACATGACCATTGCAGACCATTAAAAAATTGCCATGACCATTGCAGACCATTGAGTTCATCACATAAATTCATACCAATATTTAAGCAACTAAGTTCATCACATAAGTACGGGCTATCCAAGCACAAGTGTCTTAATTATTACATGTTCATTGCATAAAACATACCAACAAAAGAAGTAGTTCCTTCATCATATAAAACATGAACCACAAATTATTAAGCTGGAGTTTCTTTTTGCTTCTGGTATTTGAAATTCAGCTGGTTGGGGGCGATAGATCAGCATAAATTGGAGCCCTCCTTGGTGTACATTTCTTCATGATGGCACGTTTCTTCTGTGGCGTCTGCACTGTTTGTAGAGGGGCTTCATAGGATCCAGTTTCTTCATGAACTATAGGAGCTTGCTCAATTTGGAGAGGAACAGGGTCATTGGATCCAGTTACAGACCTAGCCCAAGAGAGTAAGCAAGTAATGGCTGTCACAATATTAATCAAATATGTTTAGGAAATCATGTTAAGACCATACCTGCTATTGCCAGTACTTGTTGAAGTGGTTGGTGGCCCCTTCCTTTTGTTAGCACCTTTCTTCCTTGTCTTGTGTGTAGCGCTGGCCACCGCCTCACTTTGTGGGAATACCATCCCTGATGCAGGAGTGGCCACAACAATGCTAGTCTCTATGGTAGTGATAGATGCTTTCTTCAACCTCTTCTTTGGTGGATGTagggatcaccggggtgtccgaccctagagggggagggggtgaatagggtcgctaatcgcttttctatcctagggctcaatctaattgcataagataaacctaacacgtcctacacatgctagttatgactaaggtttatctatgctaccctctacttaccccaaaagacttgccacctatagccaatcctaatcaaactaactaggaaagtaaaggtaagcaagaaagagtaaatgcggaaacgtaatgcggtaagtaaagcggtaagggagaggatatgcaaactcccgtgaagacaccaagacacacgatttaacgtggttcggttaggacaccaaagtccctccctacgtccacggccacttgctcacaaagaacaagtgtgatgccgagtctcttcgcttgatcaccgtcttgccacgcctccaaggctcccgacaagcaaaggctaagtgacgccaagtcacaaagacgaggtcacctgccaccgtctatctcgaagcgtcaccacggcaccgtcttcactatcttggagctttaacaccaagtaggggcctccttccccgcacaaagtgtcgttgccactccacaccaagtcggagggtcacacgacgagtacacaaggtgcttgccgcagcaaggccttttctcaagctagttctctcaagaactaagcctaaacaagcactaagcactctcacaagtgtgc
Proteins encoded:
- the LOC120669778 gene encoding vacuolar protein sorting-associated protein 45 homolog — protein: MVLIPFVRDYIDRMLHDIPGMKVLALDPQTVGMVSVVYSQSDLLRKEVFLVETMDNASSSRESMAHLKAVYFLRPSTDNVQKLRRHLAMPRFAEYHLFFSNILKIPQIQILADSDEQEVVQQVQEFYADFCAIDPYHFTLNIQNNHMYMLPTVVDPPGMQSFCDRAVDGIASVFLALKRRPVIRFQRTSDVAKRIAQETARLMYEQECGLFDFRRTENSSLLLVIDRRDDPVTPLLNQWTYQAMVHELIGIENNKVDLRGFANVPKDQQEVVLSSVQDDFFRANMFENFGDLGMNIKRMVDDFQHLSKSSLILQSIGDMAKFVSNYPEYRKTHGNVTKHVALVSEMSRIVEERKLMLVSQTEQELACTSGQAAAFEAVTSLLNNESVSDIDRLRLVMLYALRYEKESPVQLMQLFNKLASCSAKYKSGLVQFLLKQAGVDKRTGDLYGNRDLLNIARNMARGLKGVENVYTQHQPLLFQTMEGIVKGRLRDADYPLVGNHFQQGRPQDVVIFIVGGTTYEEARSVALYNAANPGVRFFLGGSVVLNSKRFLEDLGEAQRISKSSTII